Below is a window of Zygosaccharomyces rouxii strain CBS732 chromosome C complete sequence DNA.
AATCAAACTATTACAACTCTTGTTGAGGGGAAGACTGAATTTCAAAGACATAGAGAATTAGATTATCTCCACTTGTCGTGACGAATTAATTTCATGTACATATTTTTGATAGATTCTTTTCTATAATTTCAATATAATCTTGGTGGATAATGACGAGATTTTGGCGACAGAAATCTGGATTTGCATTCTTTTCAAGAGTACGGATGCATGCCATCGATCTATCTTTTAGTTGTGCAAGTATTTTATAAAGCATGGGTTTAATCTTTGgtaagaaaaaatcttcaGATATGTAACCCATTAGGAGTTTTTCCACTCTTCGAAAGTCTCCAGTGACTATTAAACTTAGTGCCACTATGACTCTGTAGCTTGCATCTTCGGCGCTTACGGTGTAATCCCCCCAATACCcattattttccaaaaactTTTGTATTGTAGAGTCCTTAACCATATTAATAACTTCAGGAGTAATGTCGATATAGTTCCATTTGTTGTTCGGTATGACAAACCCATattcattgatcaaaaaaTCGTTAGAATGAGCTCCATAATTCAATAAAACTTCTTCCCCCACAGTTTGGTAAGTATGGTTTCCACAATAAATACTAAATGGTCCTAATCCATGAGAGCTTCTATTTAGTGATTCCATCTTGGGAAAACAGTGCAGGTCGACATCCTGTGTATGGTTTAGAAAATCAACAAAGGGAACCATCGTGAATTTACTCAAAATATCATCCTTTTTCAGTGGAACTTCAGTGTATAGACACCTTGAGTTTATAATGCAATAAATGtgtaaaaatttttcaaattgatcttcTAGTGGTAGAGGAGACTGGAATAGATCATTCCAGGCGTTTAATATTGGCGATATTTTTTGCCAATCGTTTTCCACCAAATTGCTGATTCTCAACATGTTGTTTTTGGAAGCTGTGGGTAGAAGATCTAGCAAATCTTTGTA
It encodes the following:
- the RKM2 gene encoding protein-lysine N-methyltransferase (similar to uniprot|Q03942 Saccharomyces cerevisiae YDR198C Hypothetical ORF), which gives rise to METKIASLTHWLNDNGQFQLSENICVNENEISGRGVTLSSGIIRQNQPIVSVPSACQLNFHTVLYHISKFNSRIRIPNVTEKAETDKIKENELDPRYRAYGILNQDFLLNLSSFQLLELYILGEWILLPLWSGNQIKSFWEPYFAVWPSQDELKSFPAVWKCSKRSDYKDLLDLLPTASKNNMLRISNLVENDWQKISPILNAWNDLFQSPLPLEDQFEKFLHIYCIINSRCLYTEVPLKKDDILSKFTMVPFVDFLNHTQDVDLHCFPKMESLNRSSHGLGPFSIYCGNHTYQTVGEEVLLNYGAHSNDFLINEYGFVIPNNKWNYIDITPEVINMVKDSTIQKFLENNGYWGDYTVSAEDASYRVIVALSLIVTGDFRRVEKLLMGYISEDFFLPKIKPMLYKILAQLKDRSMACIRTLEKNANPDFCRQNLVIIHQDYIEIIEKNLSKICT